The Blautia pseudococcoides genome segment TAGGACTTTGCGTTAGTATGATATAATGACAGAAACGGGCCAAATGGGAGCCTGTTCCCATCTGGCGACTGCGGCAGCTTAATTTAGAAGGAAGGCAGAATATGGATAAAAATTATGATGTGATCATTATCGGCGCAGGTCCTTCGGGAATCTTCTGTGCCTATGAGCTGAAACGCCAAGATCCACAGCTTAAAGTGCTGATGATAGAAAAAGGCAGATGCATAGAAAAACGCCGCTGTCCAAAGCGTACCACCAATGTCTGCGCAGGCTGTGTCCCCTGTTCCATCACTACGGGATTTGCAGGGGCAGGAGCATTTTCAGACGGAAAGCTCTCCCTTTCACCGGATGTGGGAGGCACGCTTCCGGATATCCTGGGATATGAAAAGGCGGAGGAGCTGATTCATGAGGCAGATGAAATCTATCTGAAGTTTGGAGCAGACCGGAAAGTATACGGAATAGATGACCGGGCAGCTATCTCTGAGATCCGCACAAAAGCGATCCGCGCCAATTTAAAGCTTATTGAGTGCCCCATACGCCATTTGGGCACAGAGGAAGGCTATAAGATTTATACACGCCTGCAGGAGCATCTGCTGGCTGAAGGGGTGGAAATCCTGTTTATGACTATGGTGAAGGATATCCTTATGGAAGAGGGCAGGGTGAAAGGCGTTGTGACAGATAAACAGGAGACCTTTTACGCACCCCAGATTGCCGCAGGTGTAGGGCGGGAAGGATCGGAGTGGTTTGCCGGCGTATGCAGCGGGCATCATATTGAGACAAGAAACGGAACCGTGGATGTGGGGGTCCGTGTTGAAGTCCGGGATGAAATCATGAGAGCACTCAATGAAAAACTGTATGAGGCAAAACTGGTTTACTACACACCCACGTTTGACGACAAGGTGCGGGTGTTCTGCACAAACCCATCCGGTGAAGTTTCCGCGGAATACTATGAGAACGGTCTTGCCGTGGTAAATGGCCATGCCTATAAATCCAAAGACAAAAAGACGCACAACACCAATTTTGCCCTGCTTGTCTCCAAAAATTTCACTGAGCCTTTCCGCTCTCCCATTGAGTACGGCAAACACATCGCGCAGCTTGGAAATATGCTGAGTGACGGGAAAATTCTGCTGCAGAGATACGGAGATTTCAAGAGAGGCAGAAGGACCACCGCAGAGAGGCTTACCCGGAATAATATAATCCCCACGCTGAAAGATGCGGTTCCCGGGGATCTGTCCCTGGTATTCCCCCACAGGATCATGGTGGCTGTGGTGGAGATGATAGAAGCGCTGGACAAGGTGACGCCGGGAATTGCAAGTGATGAGACCCTGCTCTATGGTGTGGAGGTCAAATTTTATTCCAATAGGGTTTTGGTAGATACGGAATTTGAGACAAATATCAAAGGGCTGCGCTCCATGGGGGACGGCGCATCTATCACCAGGGGGCTGATGCAGGCGTCCGCAAACGGCCTCTGCGTGGCGCGGGCCGTTCTGAAAACGTTCCGGGAGCAGCAGGAAGGAGATGCAGTGGATGAAACTTCTGGTAGTTGAGGATGATGCGGTACTAGGCAGGGAACTCTCCAGGGACTTGGAAAGCCATGGATATGAGGTTGTTATGCCCCAAACCTTTGATGCTGCAGAGGAGATCGTGCAAAAGGGGGAGGTACATCTTGTGCTTTTAGATGTCACACTTCCGGGCAGGGACGGGTATGAGATCTGCAGGAGCATCCGGCGCTTTTCCAGTATCCCTGTTATATTCCTTACCAGCAGGGATACAGACATGGATGAGCTGTACGGCATGACCATGGGCGGGGATGACTTTGTCCGAAAGCCTTACAAAATGCCCATACTGCTGGCCCGGATTGAAGCACTTTTAAGACGCAGCTATCCCGATTCGGGACCGGAGAGAGAAGTTCTGTGGCAGGATTTCCGCCTTCTGCCGGCCAAGGGAAAACTGTGCCGGGGCGGCGGGGAAGTCATGCTGACCAGGCAGGAAACCCTGCTTTTGTCCTGTCTGTTTGCCCGTCCGGGTGAAGTTATCAGGAGGGTGGATTTTATAGAAGAATTATGGGATGATCAGGTTTTTATTGATGACAATACGCTGAGTGTCCATATGACCCGCCTCAGGGGGAAATTAAAGGAACTGGATGCCGGCGATCTCATTCAGACCCGGTACGGACTGGGGTATCTGATATGAACGGGCGGATGTATTGGCGGCAGCAGGCAGTCCCTGTACTTGTGCAGGTGATGTGCCTGTGTGCGGCCTCTTTATATCTGCGTGCTCTTGGCATTACCTGGGTACAGCTTCTGCCCCTGGTTCTGGCTTATATGGGCAGTCTGATCCTTTGGAACCTGCTGCGTTTTTACAGAAAAAGAAACTATTTTCATAAAATGGCAGTCCTAATGGAAAGCCTGGATGAAAAGTATCTCTTTCCCCAGGTATGGAAGGGCGCAGGCTCCTGGGAGGAAGCAGGTTATTACTGCCTTTTAAAAGAATGTACAAAATCCATGCTGGAGGAGACGGAGGAGGCCAGAAGGGTACAGATGGAATACCAGGAGAGGCTGGAAACTTATGTACATGATATGAAACAGCCCATATCCGTAGTCTCCCTGATTGCCGGGAGAGAGAAAAACGGGGAAAACAGAGCTGTACTTTTGGAACTTGAAAAAATGAATCATCTGCTGGAGCAGATCCTGTATTTCGGCAGAAGTGAAAGCGCCCACTCGGATTTTCTGATACAGAAAGTAAATACCCGAGACGTTATCCGGGAATGCTTATCCATAAACAAGCAGCTTTTGATACAAAACAAGGTCTCCCTGGATATTCCGGATACAATACCCGGAGTCTACGCGGATGAAAAGGCGCTTTTGTTTGTCTTAAATCAGATCATCTATAATGCAGTCACCTATCAAAAGCCGGGGGAGGTTCCCAGGATAACGATCTCCTGTCTGGTCTTGAATGGAAAAGAATCCGGTGCATGGGACGGCAGTGAAACACCGGGAAATAAGCTGCTGCTTCAGGTCCGTGACAATGGATGCGGCATCTCGCCGGAAGATCTGCCAAGGATTTTTGAGAAGGGATTTACAGGGAGAAACGGCAGGGAAAACCGCCGTTCCACGGGCATGGGGCTGTATCTCTGTAAAAAAATATGCGGCAGGCTTGGCATCGGTTTATCTGCCAGTTCTGAAAAGGGTATTTACACCCAGATCAACATCTGCCTTCCGATCCTTTCGGAAAAGTAAGATTTCTGCAAGAAAGTATGATACATTGAGGAAGACACATATGATACCCTGTACCTGAGGTGATAAATATGGAACCATTACTGAATATTGAACATGTCTCCAAATATTATGGAGAGAGCACAAATGTGACAAAGGCATTGGATGATGTCTGCTTTTCTGTGGAACCGGGAGAATTTGTGGGTATAATGGGTGCCAGCGGCTCCGGGAAAACTACTATGCTGCAGTGTATTTCCACACTGGATGAGCCTACCGGCGGACGGATCCTGCTGGACCGGAAGGACATTACAAAATTGACGGAAAAGGAAATCGCACGTTTCAGGAGCAAAAACCTGGGATTTGTGTTCCAGGAATATAATCTTCTGGATACTCTGACTTTAGGGGAAAATATTGAGCTGGCACTGACCATACGCCGGGCGCCAAAGGATGAGATCGGAAAGAAAGTGGAGGCCATTGCGGGAAAACTGGGAATTCTTTCAGAGCTTGAAAAATTTCCTTATGAAGTGTCAGGAGGCCAGAAGCAGCGCTGCGCCTGTGCCAGAGCCCTTGTCAATGAGCCGCGTCTGCTGCTGGCGGATGAACCGACCGGAGCCTTGGATTCCGCATCCAGCGCCAGGCTTTTGGACACCATGGATGACCTGAACCACGATATGGGAATCACGATTCTTATGGTTACCCACGACGCATTTACTGCCAGCCACTGCAGCAGGATACTTTTCCTTCGGGACGGGCATATCTTTACAGAGATGCGCAAGGGGAACAGGGACAGGAAAACATTCTTCCAGGAAATACTGGATGTAATGTCTATGTTAGGCGGTGATGTTGCCCATGTACGCTAAAATAGCTATACGGAATGTAAAACGGAGTATAGGCGATTACGCGGTCTATGTGCTGACTCTTGTGCTGAGCATTTCCATGATATTTGCCTACAACTCCCTGCTGTTCTCTGATGCTATCAATTCCTTCAGCAAGCTGATGCGGCCTATGATGTCTATTCTCATATGTGTCACAGTCATGGTGGTATTGATTCTCGGATGGCTGATTTCCTATATCACACATTTTATCTTTGAACAGAGAAGCCGGGAATTTGCCTGCTATATGACGATGGGAATGGAGCGGCCGGCCATGAGCCGTCTTTTCCTCACCGAACAGCTTGTCATTGGCAGTGTGACGCTTGTGGGAGGCATTCTGCTGGGAAATGTTTTTTATCTGGCGCTCAGCCAGGTGATCTTTAAAATGTTTGACAAGACCTATTACATGGATCTATCGTTCCAGCTGCCAGCCATCAGTCTGACGATTCTCTGCTTTTTTGTAATGTTCGCATTCTGCCTTTTGAAGCAGAACCGCATACTGAAAAAGGTAAGGATAAAAGAATTGATGAGTTACAGCAGGCAGAATGAGAATGGGGTGGCGGCAGGCAGAAAAAACGTCAGATTAAAAATGACCGCTGCAGTGCTTTTGGGAGTGCTTGGACTGCTCTGTCTGTATGTGGCATTTTCCGTAACGATAGAACTCTTCGCAGGTTTCGCGAATATGTTCCTTATGGCAGCAGGTGTTTTACTTCAGGGGGTAAGTCTTATGCTCTTTTACCGGCAGCTTGCCCTAGTGATTTTGCAGCGGTATAAAAAGAGCGGAAAAAGACTGCATCATCTGAACATATTTTTTTATCGGCAGCTAACCGCCCGCCTGAACACCAATGGAAGACAAATGGGCGTTATTTCTATTTTGCTGCTGCTTACCTTTATGGGACTGGGGGGCGCTTCCTTTATGGCAAACGCCTATGAAGATGCATTGCAAAATAAAGTCCCGTTTGACGTGGAGGTTTCCCAGCATTACGGAAAACTGGATGTAGAAGCATGCCGTGATTTTATAAAGGAGCACAGTATAATTACGGCGGATCTGTCATACGACATCTATTATCTGGAGGACAGCACTCTGATCGCAGATATGATTGACCGAAAACGGGAACCTGTTGAGGGGCTTGAGGACTGGGCTGCTGAGGAGAATATGGACCGCTGCATCAGACTATCGGATTATAATAAGCTTCGGAGTTTCCTGGGAGAATATCCTGTCAGCCTGCAGGAGGACGAATATGCCATGCAGACAGAGGAAGGGTATTACAGGGATAAGATTGAGAAGGCAGGCACTCCCCTGAAGACAGGCGGCAGAGAATACCGCCTGGGACAGGTGCTGGAAGGTCCTTTTGCCCAGGATGGCATGAACGAGAGCGGATATGGTTCAAAAACAATTCTTGTTTTGCCGGATCAGGCCTGTGAAACGCTGAAACAGGCAAGAGGATGTTATGCAGCAATGGTGGATGACAGAGAAAAGACGGATTATCAGGACACGCTTCAGAAAACCATAGAAAAAACAGTAAGTTCTGATGGTCCCAGCTATATCATGACCTACACTTATCAGGGTCAGAAGGGAGAAATGCAGTCCCTTTATATGATGACCGCATTTATCTGCTGCTATGCCGCATTCATCTGCATCTTCATCTGTGCCACAATATTGGCGGTTCAGCTTATAAGCAGCAGCAAAAAATACAGATACCAATATGACCAGCTGAGACGAATGGGAACTATGGACAGTGAAATACGAAAGCTTACCGTAAGGCAGACAGCCGTGTATTTCTTCCTGCCTATGGTCCTTCCCCTGTTTTTCCTGCTTCTTTATATGGCGGGGATCGGTTTTGCATTTCCTGTACAGCGCAGTATGCTGATCGCCTCCTTTGCCGGAGCTGCCGGGATCTTTCTGGCGGTGTACGGATGTTATCTGGTCATTACATGTCTGCAGTACCAGAGAAATGTACTGAAAGGCACAAAACAGTTTCGTCTGCATGATTTCATCCGGCAGGAAAAATAAAAGGGGATAGGGCCTCAGTTTATGGATTTCTGTACACCGTAAGCATTGCGGTATTCACCGAGGGTAAAGCCTGTCAGCCTTTTGAACTGTTTTCCGAGATGGCTCTGGGAGGAAAAGCCAAGGTATGCGGCAATTTCAATATAAGAATATCCGGAATAGGTCAGCATATTTTTCGCCAGATCGATCTTCTCTCTGAGAATAAAATTTTTGATGGATATTCCCTCGCATTTATGGAAAAGTTCAGAGAGATAGCCGGGATTCTTTCCCAAATAGTCTGCTATTTCCTGTATGGAGAGCCTGTCGTGGAGATGGGCAAAGATATAATCTTTGCAGCGGCGGATATGGGGATTCTTTTCTTTGTTCCCCATACCGTTTTGCTGTTCTTTCTGTTCCCTCACCATTTTCGTATACTGGTATTCTGCCTGCCGCAGCAGATGTGTGATGGAGGCCGGATCAGATGCCTCCTCCACTTTGTTGATATAGATATCGCTGAGGGAAAAAGAAATTTCAGGAAGGATGCCTCCGCGTATGGCGGCCCGGCTTGCCAGTGTGATCACCACGATTCCGATATTTTTCCAGCTTCTCACTCTGTCCTTTGCCAGTACGCCGATATTGCCGGTGTAGTCTTCCGCCCAGCTTTGTTCTAACTGTTGGATATCTCCGTTTTCGATACTGGAGAATTCCCGCAGTTCCTGGTCGTAGGGATTGTGTCCACGGGATGCCTCCCGGTTCTCAAACAGCAAGTCTGAAAAATGTCTCTGAATTTCCGTATCCAGTGATGTCTCAATGCAGTTAAACAAGATCAAGTCCCGCTCATGCAGCGTCTGTTCCCAGAAAAGGTTATGGATCAGAAGGATATTTACCGCTAAGTCTTTAAAATCACAGAAGGGGACAGTATCTAAAAAAGCATGGTCAATATCCGGCAGTTCTGCACAGTGGATCAAACGCACGGGAATCTTGAACTTCACCGGGCCAATGATAAAATGATGACCAGGAACCGTGATCCCCGCATATACCAGTTTATCACCAGCGGACAGCAGAAGCGGCAGTGTCTCAGAAGGCCGCAAGAGCAGCCTTCGCTCCAGATAAGATTCAAAAAAACGGCTGTCCGTAAAATCGGGACGTCCGCAGAAGCTCTCCTGCAGCTTTTGGTTTTCCCCATAATCTCGTACGATGGTGTGCAGGCTGTACGAAATATGCTGCATCAGATAAGGGATATTCATACATAAGAACCTCCGGGTCATTTTCTTCCTAATAGTATAACAGATTATATGGAAAAAGTGATAAAAAACAGGAAAAAGTGATATATAAGCCGCTGCTTTTATCATAAAATCAAGACAAATAAAAGAAAAGTCCAAAAGGAGAATGGATCATGTATGTAAAAGGTGTGAATCTGGGTAACTGGCTGGTACTGGAAAAATGGATGAGTCCGGCACTTTTTGAGGGAACCGCAGCGGAGGATGAATATTATCTTCCCACACAGCTTTCCAAAGAGGTATATGAAGCCAGGATTAAAATCCACCGTGCGGAGTATATAAGCGAGAGGGATTTTACAAGAATCAAATCCATGGGAATGGATGCTGTGAGAATCCCGGTGCCTTACTTTATCTTTGGCGACAGGGAGCCCTTTATCGGATGTGTGGAGGAATTGGACAAGGCATTTAACTGGGCTGAAAAATATGGGCTGCAGATTTTGATAGACCTGCATACAGCACCGGACAGCCAGAATGGATTTGACAACGGCGGCATCTCCGGCGTGTGTAAATGGTCTCAGGAACCGGATGAGGTGGAGTTCGAGCTTGGGGTTCTGGAGCGCCTGGCAAAACGATACGGAACCAGACGGGGACTGTGGGGAATCGAGATATTAAATGAGCCTATCCTGGAAAATATGTGGAAGACCATGGATGTGGAAAACCGTTTCAGACCGGCAGACCCCCAAAAAGCAGAGGGGACCAGGCCGAATACCATGGAATTTATCCGCGGCTTTTACCTGCAGGCTTACGACAGAATCAGAACATATATGCCGGATGAGAAATATGTGGTATTCCATGATGCCTTTGAGCTGAAGGCCTGGAAGGACTTTATGCGCGGGGAGAAGTATAAGAATGTTGTGCTGGATACACACCAGTATCTGATGGTGGCGGAAGCTCTTGGCTGTGAGCAGACCGTGGAGTCTTACACCACCTATATTCGGGAGAATTTGGCAAAGGATATAGAAGAGATGCAGCAGTATTTTCCCGTTATCTGCGGAGAATGGTGCCTGTTTAACTCTCTTGCCTGCGGATGTGACACCAAAGGCGGCCAGAGTGTTTTAAACGGCGTGGAAGGTTCTGCGGCAGAGACAGTCAGCCCTGAGGAGAAACAACGCATTTACAGCGCGCTTGCCAAAGCGCAGTTGGATGCCTGGAAAAAAGGTTCCGGATATTTTTACTGGAGCTATAAGCTTCTGGTGGATACGGTAAACGAGGCCGGATGGATCGGATGGGACAGTTGGGATTTTGGCAGATGTGCGGATTTTGGATGGTTTCCAAAGGAATAGAATAGATATACATTGTAATTACAATCCTGGTATATTATAATAATACCAGGATTTTTTGTAATGCATAAGGTGAGAATAGACTATTTTGGAGGATGGATATGGAGGCGAAAGCAGTTGTCAACAGTAATAACATAAGCGGCCTGATCGAACGGACGCTGAACTATGTGGACCCAAGGCTGGTGGACCACGGAAAAAGAGTAGCGTCTCTTGTCTATGGGATGCTGGAAGCACAGAAAAAGTATTCTGCAAAAGACATGCAGGATATCTGTATTCTTGCCATGCTGCATGATATCGGCGCTTATAAGACAGAGGAGATCAACCGGATGACCCAGTTTGAATCAGAGGACATCTGGGAGCATTCCATCTACGGGTATCTGTTTCTGGCGAATCTCTCCCCGCTGAAAGAATGGGCAAGGGCTGTCATGTTCCATCACGTGGCAGCCGTCCATCTGCCGGACTCCTTGGAAGAGCCAATACGGGAAGCGGCCCAGATGATCAGCCTTGCCGACCGGATTGACATATACCTGCAGGAAAATACAGACCCCCCAAATTTGTTTGTATCACTGGAAAAAGTGAGAGATACAAAATTCGACAGCCATATCCTTGATCTGTTTTATGAGGCGGAAAGACAGTTTTCCCTGCTGGCCTGTCTGGAGGAGGAGAAGGACTTTCATAAAATTCTTCCAAATGTACAGTTGTCAGGGAAGGAATGTGAAGAGTATCTGCGAATGATGATTTTTGCCATTGATTTCAGAAGCCAGCACACTGTGACCCACACCATCACAACGACCCGCATCAGCTGCTGCGCTGC includes the following:
- a CDS encoding NAD(P)/FAD-dependent oxidoreductase, with protein sequence MDKNYDVIIIGAGPSGIFCAYELKRQDPQLKVLMIEKGRCIEKRRCPKRTTNVCAGCVPCSITTGFAGAGAFSDGKLSLSPDVGGTLPDILGYEKAEELIHEADEIYLKFGADRKVYGIDDRAAISEIRTKAIRANLKLIECPIRHLGTEEGYKIYTRLQEHLLAEGVEILFMTMVKDILMEEGRVKGVVTDKQETFYAPQIAAGVGREGSEWFAGVCSGHHIETRNGTVDVGVRVEVRDEIMRALNEKLYEAKLVYYTPTFDDKVRVFCTNPSGEVSAEYYENGLAVVNGHAYKSKDKKTHNTNFALLVSKNFTEPFRSPIEYGKHIAQLGNMLSDGKILLQRYGDFKRGRRTTAERLTRNNIIPTLKDAVPGDLSLVFPHRIMVAVVEMIEALDKVTPGIASDETLLYGVEVKFYSNRVLVDTEFETNIKGLRSMGDGASITRGLMQASANGLCVARAVLKTFREQQEGDAVDETSGS
- a CDS encoding response regulator transcription factor — translated: MKLLVVEDDAVLGRELSRDLESHGYEVVMPQTFDAAEEIVQKGEVHLVLLDVTLPGRDGYEICRSIRRFSSIPVIFLTSRDTDMDELYGMTMGGDDFVRKPYKMPILLARIEALLRRSYPDSGPEREVLWQDFRLLPAKGKLCRGGGEVMLTRQETLLLSCLFARPGEVIRRVDFIEELWDDQVFIDDNTLSVHMTRLRGKLKELDAGDLIQTRYGLGYLI
- a CDS encoding sensor histidine kinase, with amino-acid sequence MNGRMYWRQQAVPVLVQVMCLCAASLYLRALGITWVQLLPLVLAYMGSLILWNLLRFYRKRNYFHKMAVLMESLDEKYLFPQVWKGAGSWEEAGYYCLLKECTKSMLEETEEARRVQMEYQERLETYVHDMKQPISVVSLIAGREKNGENRAVLLELEKMNHLLEQILYFGRSESAHSDFLIQKVNTRDVIRECLSINKQLLIQNKVSLDIPDTIPGVYADEKALLFVLNQIIYNAVTYQKPGEVPRITISCLVLNGKESGAWDGSETPGNKLLLQVRDNGCGISPEDLPRIFEKGFTGRNGRENRRSTGMGLYLCKKICGRLGIGLSASSEKGIYTQINICLPILSEK
- a CDS encoding ABC transporter ATP-binding protein, whose amino-acid sequence is MEPLLNIEHVSKYYGESTNVTKALDDVCFSVEPGEFVGIMGASGSGKTTMLQCISTLDEPTGGRILLDRKDITKLTEKEIARFRSKNLGFVFQEYNLLDTLTLGENIELALTIRRAPKDEIGKKVEAIAGKLGILSELEKFPYEVSGGQKQRCACARALVNEPRLLLADEPTGALDSASSARLLDTMDDLNHDMGITILMVTHDAFTASHCSRILFLRDGHIFTEMRKGNRDRKTFFQEILDVMSMLGGDVAHVR
- a CDS encoding ABC transporter permease, whose product is MYAKIAIRNVKRSIGDYAVYVLTLVLSISMIFAYNSLLFSDAINSFSKLMRPMMSILICVTVMVVLILGWLISYITHFIFEQRSREFACYMTMGMERPAMSRLFLTEQLVIGSVTLVGGILLGNVFYLALSQVIFKMFDKTYYMDLSFQLPAISLTILCFFVMFAFCLLKQNRILKKVRIKELMSYSRQNENGVAAGRKNVRLKMTAAVLLGVLGLLCLYVAFSVTIELFAGFANMFLMAAGVLLQGVSLMLFYRQLALVILQRYKKSGKRLHHLNIFFYRQLTARLNTNGRQMGVISILLLLTFMGLGGASFMANAYEDALQNKVPFDVEVSQHYGKLDVEACRDFIKEHSIITADLSYDIYYLEDSTLIADMIDRKREPVEGLEDWAAEENMDRCIRLSDYNKLRSFLGEYPVSLQEDEYAMQTEEGYYRDKIEKAGTPLKTGGREYRLGQVLEGPFAQDGMNESGYGSKTILVLPDQACETLKQARGCYAAMVDDREKTDYQDTLQKTIEKTVSSDGPSYIMTYTYQGQKGEMQSLYMMTAFICCYAAFICIFICATILAVQLISSSKKYRYQYDQLRRMGTMDSEIRKLTVRQTAVYFFLPMVLPLFFLLLYMAGIGFAFPVQRSMLIASFAGAAGIFLAVYGCYLVITCLQYQRNVLKGTKQFRLHDFIRQEK
- a CDS encoding helix-turn-helix domain-containing protein, with translation MNIPYLMQHISYSLHTIVRDYGENQKLQESFCGRPDFTDSRFFESYLERRLLLRPSETLPLLLSAGDKLVYAGITVPGHHFIIGPVKFKIPVRLIHCAELPDIDHAFLDTVPFCDFKDLAVNILLIHNLFWEQTLHERDLILFNCIETSLDTEIQRHFSDLLFENREASRGHNPYDQELREFSSIENGDIQQLEQSWAEDYTGNIGVLAKDRVRSWKNIGIVVITLASRAAIRGGILPEISFSLSDIYINKVEEASDPASITHLLRQAEYQYTKMVREQKEQQNGMGNKEKNPHIRRCKDYIFAHLHDRLSIQEIADYLGKNPGYLSELFHKCEGISIKNFILREKIDLAKNMLTYSGYSYIEIAAYLGFSSQSHLGKQFKRLTGFTLGEYRNAYGVQKSIN
- a CDS encoding glycoside hydrolase family 5 protein — encoded protein: MYVKGVNLGNWLVLEKWMSPALFEGTAAEDEYYLPTQLSKEVYEARIKIHRAEYISERDFTRIKSMGMDAVRIPVPYFIFGDREPFIGCVEELDKAFNWAEKYGLQILIDLHTAPDSQNGFDNGGISGVCKWSQEPDEVEFELGVLERLAKRYGTRRGLWGIEILNEPILENMWKTMDVENRFRPADPQKAEGTRPNTMEFIRGFYLQAYDRIRTYMPDEKYVVFHDAFELKAWKDFMRGEKYKNVVLDTHQYLMVAEALGCEQTVESYTTYIRENLAKDIEEMQQYFPVICGEWCLFNSLACGCDTKGGQSVLNGVEGSAAETVSPEEKQRIYSALAKAQLDAWKKGSGYFYWSYKLLVDTVNEAGWIGWDSWDFGRCADFGWFPKE
- a CDS encoding HD domain-containing phosphohydrolase, which produces MEAKAVVNSNNISGLIERTLNYVDPRLVDHGKRVASLVYGMLEAQKKYSAKDMQDICILAMLHDIGAYKTEEINRMTQFESEDIWEHSIYGYLFLANLSPLKEWARAVMFHHVAAVHLPDSLEEPIREAAQMISLADRIDIYLQENTDPPNLFVSLEKVRDTKFDSHILDLFYEAERQFSLLACLEEEKDFHKILPNVQLSGKECEEYLRMMIFAIDFRSQHTVTHTITTTRISCCAASHMGLSDAQIHNIFYGALLHDLGKIGIPVEILEYPGKLSSQAMAVMRTHVDLTEKILGGTIDEEITKIALRHHEKLDGSGYPRGLTRDALTIEERIVAVSDIVSALLGTRSYKEAFSKEKTLSILEEQAGEGKIDSDVVAALKANFDTVLEEVEDSCRPILDTYYGLRKEYQYLLGKYLYSSTEAADPADRSHK